In one Dehalogenimonas formicexedens genomic region, the following are encoded:
- a CDS encoding choice-of-anchor J domain-containing protein, with amino-acid sequence MFRRKMSIPVSILLTLGALVFMLPASLPVSAAKITYEATDVGPKIRQWEATSDRIAKDDQQSGGGSASASALTVLDTKIFLILNDYTGQYQATYFNLVADSPKTQVWVQANLAWPAGDPRAKPELTDEQVSYILGQFDNNILPKETAYFGTADAHDGTNAYLPSLLGLPDDYYFDSNGRNIVLVSNIRDENFYDSTYPIYIAGFYSPSFEVYFDRNIISIDAYDWTNRMGSSGTRPYLYEGVFAHEWQHLLHDDYDTDEDTFINEGMAEFAEIVCGYTASLQGHIAAAAANPENSLVVWGDQGDDEILTDYGQAALFQIYLNEQFGTSFTQALFHNQGNGISGVNATLAQFRIQKSFADLYHDFSIAMLINSVKAGGKYAIKTFPDFKLNIGTSANPNLQAFDTEGAPPWGTDYLWLPGKMKDVLKLEFEGLPLSTFPTRWSSVDGWLWSGTGDLIDNWAIFKASGGGTLTFDTIWDIEDYWDFGFVQVSTDGGYTWTSLANAYTTSDHDPSAHPTVVANLPGLTSYVTDPVTMSFDLSAYAGQNILIAFRYVTDWATTYSGWYIDNVYVDDTLISDGTDTSVFKDITDIFPIPNGYTVSFVGMKSAGKNTVGEYRVLTMKLDSVTAAGLYELSSILTWSDQAVMLVTYDAPEGATFYVPYDYNFILKTKGPNK; translated from the coding sequence GTGTTCAGGCGAAAAATGTCCATACCTGTCAGCATCCTCTTGACTCTCGGCGCCCTGGTCTTCATGCTACCCGCGTCTCTTCCGGTTTCTGCCGCCAAGATCACCTATGAGGCGACAGATGTCGGCCCTAAGATCAGGCAGTGGGAGGCGACTTCCGATCGAATAGCCAAAGACGATCAACAGAGTGGTGGAGGTTCCGCCTCGGCATCGGCACTTACAGTATTAGATACAAAAATTTTCCTGATTCTCAACGATTATACTGGTCAATATCAAGCCACATATTTCAATTTGGTTGCAGACTCTCCAAAGACACAGGTTTGGGTACAGGCAAACCTCGCCTGGCCGGCGGGAGATCCCCGGGCTAAACCGGAACTTACAGATGAACAGGTTTCATACATTCTTGGTCAATTCGACAATAACATTCTTCCTAAAGAAACTGCCTATTTCGGTACCGCCGATGCCCACGACGGAACTAACGCATACCTACCATCGTTGTTGGGTTTACCTGATGATTATTACTTTGACTCCAACGGAAGAAACATCGTCCTGGTTAGCAATATCCGCGATGAAAACTTCTATGATTCCACTTATCCAATATATATAGCGGGCTTTTATTCTCCATCATTTGAGGTATATTTCGACCGCAATATCATCAGCATCGATGCCTATGATTGGACAAATCGCATGGGGTCCAGCGGTACCCGCCCGTATCTCTATGAGGGAGTCTTCGCTCACGAATGGCAACACTTGCTACATGATGACTATGATACAGATGAAGATACCTTCATTAACGAGGGTATGGCTGAATTCGCCGAAATCGTCTGCGGTTATACCGCCTCTCTCCAGGGACATATAGCTGCCGCTGCAGCAAATCCTGAAAATTCACTGGTTGTTTGGGGAGATCAGGGCGACGATGAGATCCTCACCGATTACGGGCAAGCCGCCTTGTTCCAGATATATCTCAACGAACAATTCGGGACGTCATTCACACAAGCTCTATTCCACAATCAGGGCAATGGTATTTCAGGAGTTAATGCCACCCTTGCCCAGTTTAGAATTCAAAAAAGTTTCGCGGACCTGTACCATGATTTCTCCATTGCGATGCTGATCAATTCGGTCAAAGCCGGTGGTAAATATGCCATCAAGACCTTCCCGGATTTCAAACTTAACATCGGTACCAGCGCTAATCCTAATCTGCAAGCCTTCGACACTGAAGGCGCGCCGCCCTGGGGCACGGACTACCTGTGGCTCCCTGGCAAGATGAAAGATGTCCTGAAATTGGAGTTTGAAGGGTTGCCGTTATCAACTTTCCCGACCCGTTGGTCTTCTGTTGATGGTTGGTTGTGGAGTGGTACCGGTGACCTTATTGACAACTGGGCTATCTTTAAGGCATCCGGCGGTGGAACGTTGACGTTCGATACCATTTGGGACATCGAAGATTATTGGGATTTCGGTTTTGTTCAGGTCTCGACGGATGGTGGTTATACCTGGACAAGTCTAGCTAACGCTTATACCACTTCGGATCATGACCCCAGTGCCCATCCCACAGTCGTTGCCAATCTGCCTGGTTTGACAAGTTATGTTACTGATCCGGTGACGATGAGCTTTGACCTTTCGGCTTATGCAGGCCAGAATATCCTCATCGCCTTCCGATATGTGACTGACTGGGCTACAACATATTCCGGCTGGTATATCGACAATGTTTATGTCGATGACACATTAATTTCGGATGGGACCGATACTTCAGTGTTCAAAGATATTACTGACATCTTTCCTATCCCCAACGGCTACACCGTTAGTTTTGTCGGCATGAAATCCGCCGGTAAAAACACGGTGGGTGAATATCGGGTACTCACGATGAAGCTTGATAGCGTCACCGCCGCTGGTTTATACGAACTCAGCAGCATCCTCACATGGTCTGACCAGGCTGTCATGCTGGTTACATACGATGCGCCGGAAGGTGCCACATTCTATGTACCGTATGACTATAACTTCATCCTCAAAACAAAAGGACCCAATAAATAA
- the mscL gene encoding large conductance mechanosensitive channel protein MscL, whose translation MFKEFRTFIMRGNVVDLAVGIVIGAAFGAVINSFVKDILMPPIGLALGGVDFTNMYAVLKEGATAGPYDSLASAQAAGAVTMNFGVFINVIISFLIVAAAIFFVVVKPLNMIAAREAAKKAAAAVPAAPTTKDCPYCSTSIPIKATRCPNCTSELK comes from the coding sequence ATGTTCAAGGAATTCCGCACCTTCATCATGCGTGGCAACGTCGTCGACCTGGCCGTCGGCATCGTCATCGGCGCGGCTTTCGGCGCCGTCATCAATTCCTTCGTCAAGGACATCCTGATGCCGCCTATCGGCCTGGCTTTGGGCGGCGTGGACTTCACCAATATGTACGCCGTGCTCAAGGAAGGAGCCACGGCCGGGCCATACGATTCTCTGGCTTCCGCCCAGGCAGCCGGCGCCGTCACCATGAACTTCGGCGTCTTCATCAACGTCATCATCAGCTTTTTGATCGTGGCCGCCGCCATCTTCTTCGTGGTCGTCAAGCCGCTCAACATGATCGCCGCCCGCGAGGCCGCTAAAAAGGCCGCCGCCGCCGTTCCCGCCGCCCCGACCACCAAGGACTGCCCTTACTGCTCGACATCGATCCCGATAAAGGCCACCCGTTGCCCCAACTGCACTTCGGAGCTTAAGTAG
- a CDS encoding SdrD B-like domain-containing protein: MTKKQTLFYKVAIIAAGLLATMAMLFAAIGPTKTDAAGGSVTQTSLGWRNGPNAQVWGNGNYGEYPEGDYWQSQILITNGTSAAIDISGFGFILDFYNSGTVGVDWVKNLAWSMTPSAYFVAGDGPSDRYPYTGHVAGDDIGLSDWKTGWTPFTPKVINMPWDPGTDSYITTESQTAPAASHFWGGFDVNPPPTMLQPGESLAIYFEPHLALTFIWSHGAENLLPQIDGVYPGSGGTPTTFDRPWTAQYNGAGFYPGSSLHGSIVYSGLKTFQLPSGAVVNGVISGYKYNDKDVSGTFTAGDVGIPGWPIKLYATVEGVPITVSTVTDSNGFYQFTNLPYGTYSVKEAPENGASIPAGYENFVHSFPANGTISGIVLTSPAPVSANNNFFNYGTGKLTVTKSVVLGSVVNPAGISETFTIHVTGPGGYSHDITFTLTNGVLQSPTSVTLEGLIPGSYTVSEDNPGAEWTVTGGGSVTVNSGQTATSTVTNTFKPGSLEITKVIDFNGAVNSASIDETFTVKVVGPSYPGEGTTHQFVLDNGAIVAPNPWLLTGLIPGDYTITEVDAGAEWTETVPASAVAVSAGGVATADVTNDYVPGSLEITKVIDFNGAVNSASIDETFTVKVVGPSYPGEGTTHQFVLDNGAIVAPNPWLLTGLIPGDYTITEVDAGAEWTETVPASAVAVSAGVKATADVTNDYVPGSLEITKIIDFNGAVNSASIDETFTVKVVGPSYPGEGTTHQFVLDNGAIVAPNPWLLTGLIPGDYTITEVDAGAEWTETVPASAVAVSAGVKATADVTNDYVPGSLEITKVIDFNGAVNSASIDETFTVKVVGPSYPGEGTTHQFVLDNGAIVAPNPWLLTGLIPGDYTITEVDAGAEWTETVPASAVAVSAGGVATADVTNDYVPGSLEITKVIDFNGAVNSASIDETFTVKVVGPSYPGEGTTHQFVLDNGAIVAPNPWLLTGLIPGDYTITEVDAGAEWTETVPASAVAVSAGVKATADVTNDYVPGSLEITKVIDFNGAVNSASIDETFTVKVVGPSYPGEGTTHQFVLDNGAIVAPNPWLLTGLIPGDYTITEVDAGAEWTETVPASAVAVSAGVKATADVTNDYVPGSLEITKIIDFNGAVNSASIDETFTVKVVGPSYPGEGTTHQFVLDNGAIVAPNPWLLTGLIPGDYTITEVDAGAEWTETVPASAVAVSAGVKATADVTNDYVPGSLEITKVIDFNGAVNSASIDETFTVKVVGPSYPGEGTTHQFVLDNGAIVAPNPWLLTGLIPGDYTITEVDAGAEWTETVPASAVAVSAGGVATADVTNDYVPGSLEITKVIDFNGAVNSASIDETFTVKVVGPSYPGEGTTHQFVLDNGAIVAPNPWLLTGLIPGDYTITEVDAGAEWTETVPASAVAVSAGVKATADVTNDYVPGSLEITKIIDFNGAVNSASIDETFTVKVVGPSYPGEGTTHQFVLDNGAIVAPNPWLLTGLIPGDYTITEVDAGAEWTETVPASAVAVSAGGVATADVTNDYVPGSLEITKVIDFNGAVNSASIDETFTVKVVGPSYPGEGTTHQFVLDNGAIVAPNPWLLTGLIPGDYTITEVDAGAEWTETVPASAVAVSAGVKATADVTNDYVPGSLEITKIIDFNGAVNSASIDETFTVKVVGPSYPGEGTTHQFVLDNGAIVAPNPWLLTGLIPGDYTITEVDAGAEWTETVPASAVAVSAGVKATADVTNDFVPGSLTITKVVVLGAYPFASTTTLDFTVKVTGPSYPGPDGTTLTFNLVNGVISGAQTLDNLIPGVYTVTETDPGVAWTVTNLTGNVTVDPGTPTATRTITNTLKQPNTTVTIGSDTWETFPGGNVTITVTEENTGDVPLSNVSVVVTQNDGSPLTLSAPPTSGDANTDGILDTDETWTWVYLTTISVDTTFQATGHGTDPLGNDITVPNYPTEQDDVFVEVNGATRTIGFWKTHWDFTEHVFTDPTGLNSNINLGTWGGKTWTITTMEQLMGLLWANTAKNADETSSSRLTIDQAKIHTAQQALAAILNDAMAGGAPLPVTLTDIVGVLEGNSIGQVRSLGSTLDAYNNSGDNIALDPSLPPTKKGDEGKPKDLADIPWANTTPEAPKGKK; this comes from the coding sequence ATGACTAAGAAGCAGACCCTTTTCTACAAAGTGGCAATTATCGCCGCCGGTCTACTTGCGACGATGGCCATGCTTTTCGCCGCTATCGGGCCGACTAAGACAGACGCCGCCGGCGGCAGCGTTACTCAGACAAGCCTCGGCTGGCGAAATGGACCAAATGCCCAGGTTTGGGGTAATGGCAACTATGGCGAGTATCCTGAAGGGGATTATTGGCAATCTCAGATTTTGATCACAAACGGCACATCAGCAGCCATCGATATCTCTGGTTTCGGGTTCATTCTGGATTTTTATAATTCTGGAACCGTGGGAGTCGATTGGGTTAAAAACTTAGCGTGGAGCATGACTCCCAGCGCATACTTCGTTGCGGGCGATGGACCGAGTGACCGTTACCCATACACAGGTCATGTCGCTGGCGATGATATTGGTTTAAGTGATTGGAAAACCGGTTGGACTCCGTTCACCCCTAAGGTGATCAATATGCCTTGGGATCCCGGCACCGACTCTTATATCACAACGGAAAGCCAGACTGCTCCCGCGGCCAGCCATTTTTGGGGTGGGTTCGATGTTAATCCACCACCAACTATGTTGCAGCCCGGGGAATCTCTTGCAATCTACTTTGAACCCCACCTGGCTCTAACCTTTATTTGGAGCCACGGGGCGGAAAATTTGCTGCCGCAAATTGATGGCGTTTATCCCGGGTCTGGAGGCACGCCAACAACGTTCGATCGGCCTTGGACTGCCCAATACAATGGCGCTGGGTTCTATCCCGGTTCCTCACTGCATGGTTCTATCGTTTACAGTGGTTTGAAGACTTTCCAACTTCCCAGCGGCGCAGTTGTTAACGGCGTCATATCCGGGTATAAATACAACGATAAAGATGTCTCTGGGACATTCACTGCCGGAGATGTCGGCATCCCGGGGTGGCCGATAAAACTGTACGCGACGGTTGAGGGTGTACCCATCACAGTTTCAACCGTAACGGATTCTAATGGTTTTTATCAATTCACTAATTTGCCCTATGGCACTTATTCGGTAAAAGAAGCCCCTGAAAATGGGGCGAGCATCCCGGCTGGTTATGAGAACTTCGTTCATTCCTTCCCTGCCAATGGCACAATTTCTGGGATAGTATTAACATCACCCGCCCCAGTAAGTGCCAATAACAACTTCTTCAACTACGGCACCGGCAAACTAACTGTTACCAAAAGTGTTGTTCTTGGCAGCGTAGTTAACCCTGCCGGTATCAGTGAAACATTCACTATTCACGTTACCGGGCCCGGTGGTTATTCGCACGACATCACCTTTACACTTACCAATGGTGTTTTGCAATCTCCAACATCTGTGACTCTTGAAGGCTTGATTCCCGGTTCCTATACCGTTTCAGAAGACAATCCTGGGGCTGAATGGACCGTTACAGGAGGCGGCAGTGTCACTGTAAATAGCGGGCAAACCGCAACCAGTACCGTGACCAACACCTTCAAGCCCGGCTCCCTCGAGATCACCAAGGTCATCGATTTCAATGGCGCTGTCAATTCAGCCTCCATTGACGAGACCTTCACCGTCAAGGTAGTCGGTCCTTCCTACCCCGGCGAGGGCACCACCCATCAGTTCGTCCTGGATAATGGCGCCATCGTCGCGCCCAATCCTTGGCTCCTCACCGGCCTCATCCCCGGCGACTACACCATCACCGAAGTCGATGCCGGTGCCGAGTGGACCGAGACCGTTCCCGCTTCTGCGGTCGCTGTCAGCGCCGGTGGCGTGGCCACCGCTGACGTCACCAATGATTACGTCCCCGGCTCCCTCGAGATCACCAAGGTCATCGATTTCAATGGCGCTGTCAATTCAGCCTCCATTGATGAGACCTTCACCGTCAAGGTAGTCGGTCCTTCCTACCCCGGCGAGGGCACCACCCATCAGTTCGTCCTGGATAATGGCGCCATCGTCGCGCCCAATCCTTGGCTCCTCACCGGCCTCATCCCCGGCGACTACACCATCACCGAAGTCGATGCCGGTGCCGAGTGGACCGAGACCGTTCCCGCTTCTGCGGTCGCTGTCAGTGCCGGCGTCAAGGCTACCGCTGACGTCACCAATGATTACGTCCCCGGCTCCCTCGAGATCACCAAGATCATCGATTTCAATGGCGCTGTCAATTCAGCCTCCATTGACGAGACCTTCACCGTCAAGGTAGTCGGTCCTTCCTACCCCGGCGAGGGCACCACCCATCAGTTCGTCCTGGATAATGGCGCCATCGTCGCGCCCAATCCTTGGCTCCTCACCGGCCTCATCCCCGGCGACTACACCATCACCGAAGTCGATGCCGGTGCCGAGTGGACCGAGACCGTTCCCGCTTCTGCGGTCGCTGTCAGCGCCGGCGTCAAGGCCACCGCTGACGTCACCAATGATTACGTCCCCGGCTCCCTCGAGATCACCAAGGTCATCGATTTCAATGGCGCTGTCAATTCAGCCTCCATTGACGAGACCTTCACCGTCAAGGTAGTCGGTCCTTCCTACCCCGGCGAGGGCACCACCCATCAGTTCGTCCTGGATAATGGCGCCATCGTCGCGCCCAATCCTTGGCTCCTCACCGGCCTCATCCCCGGCGACTACACCATCACCGAAGTCGATGCCGGTGCCGAGTGGACCGAGACCGTACCCGCTTCTGCGGTCGCTGTCAGCGCCGGTGGCGTGGCCACCGCTGACGTCACCAATGATTACGTCCCCGGCTCCCTCGAGATCACCAAGGTCATCGATTTCAATGGCGCTGTCAATTCAGCCTCCATTGACGAGACCTTCACCGTCAAGGTAGTCGGTCCTTCCTACCCCGGCGAGGGCACCACCCATCAGTTCGTCCTGGATAATGGCGCCATCGTCGCGCCCAATCCTTGGCTCCTCACCGGCCTCATCCCCGGCGACTACACCATCACCGAAGTCGATGCCGGTGCCGAGTGGACCGAGACCGTTCCCGCTTCTGCGGTCGCTGTCAGTGCCGGCGTCAAGGCCACCGCTGACGTCACCAATGATTACGTCCCCGGCTCCCTCGAGATCACCAAGGTCATCGATTTCAATGGCGCTGTCAATTCAGCCTCCATTGATGAGACCTTCACCGTCAAGGTAGTCGGTCCTTCCTACCCCGGCGAGGGCACCACCCATCAGTTCGTCCTGGATAATGGCGCCATCGTCGCGCCCAATCCTTGGCTCCTCACCGGCCTCATCCCCGGCGACTACACCATCACCGAAGTCGATGCCGGTGCCGAGTGGACCGAGACCGTTCCCGCTTCTGCGGTCGCTGTCAGTGCCGGCGTCAAGGCTACCGCTGACGTCACCAATGATTACGTCCCCGGCTCCCTCGAGATCACCAAGATCATCGATTTCAATGGCGCTGTCAATTCAGCCTCCATTGACGAGACCTTCACCGTCAAGGTAGTCGGTCCTTCCTACCCCGGCGAGGGCACCACCCATCAGTTCGTCCTGGATAATGGCGCCATCGTCGCGCCCAATCCTTGGCTCCTCACCGGCCTCATCCCCGGCGACTACACCATCACCGAAGTCGATGCCGGTGCCGAGTGGACCGAGACCGTTCCCGCTTCTGCGGTCGCTGTCAGCGCCGGCGTCAAGGCCACCGCTGACGTCACCAATGATTACGTCCCCGGCTCCCTCGAGATCACCAAGGTCATCGATTTCAATGGCGCTGTCAATTCAGCCTCCATTGACGAGACCTTCACCGTCAAGGTAGTCGGTCCTTCCTACCCCGGCGAGGGCACCACCCATCAGTTCGTCCTGGATAATGGCGCCATCGTCGCGCCCAATCCTTGGCTCCTCACCGGCCTCATCCCCGGCGACTACACCATCACCGAAGTCGATGCCGGTGCCGAGTGGACCGAGACCGTTCCCGCTTCTGCGGTCGCTGTCAGCGCCGGTGGCGTGGCCACCGCTGACGTCACCAATGATTACGTCCCCGGCTCCCTCGAGATCACCAAGGTCATCGATTTCAATGGCGCTGTCAATTCAGCCTCCATTGATGAGACCTTCACCGTCAAGGTAGTCGGTCCTTCCTACCCCGGCGAGGGCACCACCCATCAGTTCGTCCTGGATAATGGCGCCATCGTCGCGCCCAATCCTTGGCTCCTCACCGGCCTCATCCCCGGCGACTACACCATCACCGAAGTCGATGCCGGTGCCGAGTGGACCGAGACCGTTCCCGCTTCTGCGGTCGCTGTCAGTGCCGGCGTCAAGGCTACCGCTGACGTCACCAATGATTACGTCCCCGGCTCCCTCGAGATCACCAAGATCATCGATTTCAATGGCGCTGTCAATTCAGCCTCCATTGACGAGACCTTCACCGTCAAGGTAGTCGGTCCTTCCTACCCCGGCGAGGGCACCACCCATCAGTTCGTCCTGGATAATGGCGCCATCGTCGCGCCCAATCCTTGGCTCCTCACCGGCCTCATCCCCGGCGACTACACCATCACCGAAGTCGATGCCGGTGCCGAGTGGACCGAGACCGTACCCGCTTCTGCGGTCGCTGTCAGCGCCGGTGGCGTGGCCACCGCTGACGTCACCAATGATTACGTCCCCGGCTCCCTCGAGATCACCAAGGTCATCGATTTCAATGGCGCTGTCAATTCAGCCTCCATTGATGAGACCTTCACCGTCAAGGTAGTCGGTCCTTCCTACCCCGGCGAGGGCACCACCCATCAGTTCGTCCTGGATAATGGCGCCATCGTCGCGCCCAATCCTTGGCTCCTCACCGGCCTCATCCCCGGCGACTACACCATCACCGAAGTCGATGCCGGTGCCGAGTGGACCGAGACCGTTCCCGCTTCTGCGGTCGCTGTCAGTGCCGGCGTCAAGGCTACCGCTGACGTCACCAATGATTACGTCCCCGGCTCCCTCGAGATCACCAAGATCATCGATTTCAATGGCGCTGTCAATTCAGCCTCCATTGACGAGACCTTCACCGTCAAGGTAGTCGGTCCTTCCTACCCCGGCGAGGGCACCACCCATCAGTTCGTCCTGGATAATGGCGCCATCGTCGCGCCCAATCCTTGGCTCCTCACCGGCCTCATCCCCGGCGACTACACCATCACCGAAGTCGATGCCGGTGCCGAGTGGACCGAGACCGTTCCCGCTTCTGCGGTCGCTGTCAGCGCCGGCGTCAAGGCTACCGCTGACGTCACCAATGACTTCGTCCCCGGCTCCCTAACCATCACTAAAGTAGTAGTCTTGGGTGCCTATCCGTTTGCCTCGACTACTACCCTTGACTTCACTGTCAAAGTGACTGGTCCTTCCTATCCTGGACCGGATGGAACCACCCTCACCTTTAATCTGGTAAATGGTGTGATCTCTGGTGCTCAGACTCTCGATAACCTGATTCCTGGTGTATATACCGTCACCGAGACCGATCCTGGCGTCGCCTGGACTGTAACGAACCTGACAGGCAATGTAACCGTGGATCCAGGCACCCCAACAGCCACCAGGACCATCACCAATACTTTGAAGCAACCTAATACAACTGTAACTATCGGTTCGGATACTTGGGAAACGTTCCCAGGTGGAAATGTCACAATCACCGTGACTGAAGAAAATACAGGGGACGTCCCGCTGTCCAACGTGAGCGTTGTCGTCACTCAGAACGATGGCAGTCCGTTGACCCTGTCCGCTCCTCCAACTTCCGGCGATGCCAACACCGATGGTATTCTCGACACGGACGAGACCTGGACATGGGTGTACCTGACCACCATAAGCGTTGACACCACTTTCCAGGCTACCGGTCACGGAACCGACCCGCTAGGCAACGATATCACCGTTCCCAACTATCCTACGGAACAGGACGATGTGTTCGTTGAGGTTAACGGCGCCACCCGCACCATCGGCTTCTGGAAGACCCATTGGGACTTTACCGAGCACGTGTTCACTGATCCAACGGGTTTGAACAGCAACATCAATCTCGGGACTTGGGGTGGTAAGACCTGGACCATCACCACCATGGAACAATTGATGGGTCTACTCTGGGCTAATACAGCCAAGAATGCTGATGAAACTTCGAGCTCTCGTCTAACCATCGACCAAGCTAAGATCCACACCGCCCAGCAAGCTCTGGCCGCCATCCTCAATGACGCAATGGCTGGTGGAGCTCCACTGCCAGTGACTCTAACCGATATAGTTGGAGTTCTTGAAGGCAACAGCATCGGCCAGGTTCGTAGCCTAGGGTCAACACTCGATGCCTACAACAACAGCGGTGATAACATCGCTCTTGATCCTAGCTTGCCCCCCACCAAGAAAGGTGATGAAGGCAAACCCAAGGATCTGGCTGACATTCCTTGGGCTAACACAACCCCTGAGGCACCGAAAGGTAAGAAGTAG
- a CDS encoding DedA family protein, with protein sequence MVQNLFDSLSGAILSVSPFAIGGLILLGIIMEVGIPDFAVCDLTLIFIGFTFGLAAWQVVIFFGAIFAGRAMGYTGIFLLSKKYGDRFSDWLCAHSPKLENKLIDLETRLNKHSTTSILFTRLGPGLLTAASIASGLSNIKYRQFVLGSAFSALVADGTRIAAGSVAPHGAVFLGIKVQTWEIVLAVTVGVAFFWFMMARLQAWYEKKHPSKVNDSFSSYQPRTCPLPPEKPRKNKKGAMEEIG encoded by the coding sequence ATGGTCCAGAACTTATTCGATTCTCTATCCGGAGCGATACTCTCGGTCAGCCCTTTTGCTATCGGCGGGCTGATACTGCTTGGTATTATCATGGAGGTGGGCATACCGGACTTTGCGGTGTGCGACCTGACGCTTATTTTCATCGGATTCACCTTCGGGCTGGCCGCCTGGCAGGTGGTGATTTTCTTCGGGGCGATCTTCGCGGGCAGAGCCATGGGGTACACCGGCATTTTCCTGCTGTCCAAGAAGTACGGGGACAGGTTCTCCGACTGGTTGTGCGCCCACTCGCCGAAGCTGGAGAACAAGCTGATAGATCTGGAAACGAGGCTGAACAAGCATTCGACGACCTCTATTCTGTTCACCCGCCTGGGGCCGGGGCTGCTTACGGCGGCATCCATCGCCTCCGGGCTGTCCAACATCAAGTACCGGCAGTTCGTCCTGGGCTCGGCGTTCTCGGCGCTGGTCGCCGACGGCACCCGGATCGCCGCCGGGTCGGTTGCACCGCACGGGGCGGTGTTCCTGGGGATCAAAGTACAGACCTGGGAAATCGTCCTGGCGGTGACGGTGGGAGTGGCTTTTTTCTGGTTCATGATGGCGCGGCTGCAGGCCTGGTACGAGAAAAAACATCCCAGCAAGGTCAATGACAGTTTCTCCAGCTATCAGCCCCGGACCTGCCCGCTGCCGCCGGAGAAACCCCGGAAGAATAAAAAAGGGGCGATGGAGGAGATCGGTTAG
- a CDS encoding class I SAM-dependent methyltransferase, translating into MNSLNACLPETISAHEDYNKKFFAGVAPFYDLLRFVFPPLRRKAASFLCAPRGSKIIDVATGTGDQAAEFARRRYSVTGVDLSGAMLERARHRIKPGLKLEFTQANAACLPFGDNSFDGSSISLALHDMPREIEVQVLKEMRRVTRGRGEILIVEYADLSKGIKSVLNSLIRLYESKYYRDFARRDLGKLLADAGLTIRRQKNIMGIFRAVVAG; encoded by the coding sequence GTGAACAGCCTAAACGCGTGCTTGCCGGAGACTATCAGCGCCCATGAAGACTACAATAAAAAGTTCTTCGCCGGGGTGGCGCCTTTTTACGATCTGCTGCGATTCGTTTTTCCCCCATTGAGGAGAAAAGCCGCTTCATTTCTATGCGCGCCCCGAGGCAGCAAGATCATCGACGTGGCTACCGGCACAGGCGACCAGGCGGCGGAGTTCGCGCGGCGACGGTACAGCGTCACAGGCGTAGACCTGTCCGGGGCGATGCTTGAAAGGGCGCGCCACAGGATCAAGCCCGGTTTAAAGCTGGAATTCACCCAAGCCAATGCCGCTTGCCTGCCGTTTGGGGACAACTCCTTCGACGGTTCGTCGATCTCGCTGGCGCTGCATGACATGCCGCGGGAGATCGAGGTCCAGGTGCTGAAAGAAATGAGGCGGGTGACGAGGGGGCGGGGTGAGATACTTATCGTCGAATACGCCGACCTGTCGAAAGGGATCAAATCGGTATTGAACTCGTTAATCCGGTTGTACGAGAGCAAGTATTACCGGGATTTTGCCCGGCGCGACCTGGGGAAACTGCTGGCGGACGCGGGACTCACGATTAGAAGACAGAAAAACATTATGGGTATCTTCAGGGCGGTGGTGGCGGGGTGA